One Echeneis naucrates chromosome 4, fEcheNa1.1, whole genome shotgun sequence genomic window, tattattaagattTAAAGATTcgtataaaaatatataaatacttaATTAGTCAGCATTTTGGTATAAACACAGTGTGAGTCATTTATTGATTAATTCTCTTTTTGACTATTTCTGTTCTTTGGTGTTAAATTGttcaacttttttttacagtttacttGGTAAAGTAACATATTTTGTATCACATTGTAAAATGGCTTAATTTTGATAAACAGTTTAAGGCAAAAGTGCTGACTGTCGACTATGAATTCTTAATGTGGGTGTTTTTCAGTACCAAAAGCAAAGAAGCAGAGAAGTAAAGAATGTTCCCAAAAGGTAAATGCATTCACTTCAGTTCATTGCTTAGATCAGTTAAGTGTGTTAACCTCGCTGGTCACAATGAAAAGTAAGTAATGGGATTTCTTCTTAAGTCAAAGGTCATACATGCCGCCCATATTTACCAGATAAAGGGCACAAACAATTTGCCTAAAGGCCCTGATGAAACCTGTCAGCCTCCTCCTGTGGAGCCCTTTGCAGCAGAGACGGAGGGCAAACCAATGCATCCTAATGGTGAACTGACTTTCTCACCTCCAGGTAAGGCTTTTCGTCCTTCGGCGAGGAAATTGTGATTTTTGCCAAAAATGTATCAATGATTTAATGGCTCTTTCATGTTTCTATTAATACTGTGATTTTCATAAAGTGTGTAGTTCAGTAAACCACAGGCATGGACAGATTAACAAATCATCAAAAAATTTGTTCAAATGAGCATATTTCTATATGATGATTGATAATGCTGAAGTGGAAACCCTGAAGAACGTTCAAAGCTACATTTTCAccaagtttgttttatttatttatgtatttatttattttatttcctaaCCTCCTTCAACTGACCATTGACAGTCAGTCATGGTGTTTAACCTCTACCGTAGTGCTTCTTGCTGTGCATTTGTAGGGACATTCAGTATGTATCTACCTTTTTAATGTAGCTGTCATGTATTGAAGATTTGTCCTGTCATTCACTGTTCAACAGATTTGTCTGCCCTTTTGTCCCCCATGGCATCTCCAGAAATGTTGCTGGACTGGGCTGTTGCCAGATTTGAGGTACTGATGATGGAAAAAGCAAAACTTCATTCACACTGATGGCTTGGATTGTTAAAGGGCAACTTTTTATTATCTTTTCAAACTTCTGGTGACTTCTAATGATTCTTTCTCTAGACTGTTGGCTCTAAGCATGATCAGATGTAAGATCACACATGAATTATTTTTGCTTGGCGATTAATCTCTAACCCATGGGTTATAGAAGATGAGTAGATGTTATATCATACATTAGGTCAAAAGTCAACTATCGCAATCGCAGCAGATTGACTGTatagaaatatttgttttaaagtgaACTTTAGAAAAACTTTTTGCCGTCAAACAATAAGGGgttatttacaaaataaagaaaagcaggGTTTAGGTCCTTGTAAGATTTTGGACCTGTTTCATTTCCTACCATAGTCAGCATCACTGGATGTGGGTGGTGCACCTGTACTTATGTTGTTGTGAGGCCCTAGATTATCTCATGCACTATCCCACTGTAGCAAGGTGAGACGTTTGGAGCCTGTAAAAGATTTTCATGGGATGATAGTTACTGTTTATGCATGATTTGTTATGTTACTGCGATCTGACCTGTCAGCAGGGCCCTGTGCTGTCCCCTCTGAGAGAGAGTCCACTGCAGTCTCAAGATGAGACGAGGTCCAGTAAGTAACTATAAGACCTTTGCTTTCACATGACCATTAAAAACAATCTTATATTTAAAGAGCATGAATTGGTGAAATTATTATCCCAGATTTCAGATGCCCTGAGGACGTTGTTGACAGTCATGTGTCAAATGTCCCTTACACCAACACCACAAGTAAACCAATGGAGGACAAACCCCAATTACCCAAAAAGGTAGCGTTGTTTAACTCTTAGAGGTGTAAAATGTAGGCTGCAGAGGGTGGAAtaaagaagacattttttttctaaaaatcattttgatcaaattgatatatatatttaatttcaaacttgCATGATGTAAGCTATCTTTACACCACTAGAGGGTGACAAAGCATTGTCCATGACAACTCTGCAATTATGTTTACTAATGGTTTATTGTCAACCACCACATTTGAAATggatgtgaaagtgaaaaaaattgtttggtTTAGGACATTGTTCTAAAAAATGCTGAGTCTTGGGCAAAACTGGTGAGACAGTCAGTGAATACATCTGCAATCAAGTCCTCAAAGGAGAGCTTCCAGCATTTCCGTAAGGCTGCTATAGAAAAAGAAGAACGAGAAAAGGCCctgaagaagaaacagacagaggacaACAAGGACAAGGAGGCTCTTGAAAACAGCAGGTGATGCCACAGAAACAGCcctgacaaaaaatttctaAGGCTAGAATTGCTGCTGATCTAATGAATTTAAAAGATATTATTACATTGCATAATTGAGTCTCCAAATCCTACTTTTTAAAGGGAGGCAGATTATCAGAAGGCATATTTCTCTCCAGAATCATGATACCTGAAGTAACAACAGTATTTTCCCTTTAGTCTTGTAGCCCCATGTACAGCAGAAGAATCGCAGCCTGTTAATGAGGATACTGATTCACTGGGGAGTATTTGCACAGAGGTTACCTTAGATGTATCCAAAGATGTTGAGTGGCAAAAGCCCAAGTCTCTTGAGGAAACACAATCTCTGACCACGCAGTGCTCAGTGGATAAGGAAAGAGAAATGGCCCGCAAAAAGGAACAAGAACGTCGCAGACGAGAAGCTGTGAGTATCTGCTGTCCATGTTTAGTGTGATGATGTTTGGCGTAAAAAGGCATTTTGACAgttaattttatgttttgtctgtaGATGTCTGGTATTGACATAACTATGCAGCGGGACATCATGACGACATTTGAGCTTAACCTGGACTAAAACTGAAGTTGCATGTACTTGAAAAAATTCTTTGCAAGACTTCTCATTGTCATGTCACAATAGTTAAGAGTGGGAAACGCTAAATAAAGCCTTTGATTTGCATTTGATATGGTTAGTAATCGTCTGCACTGGTGCACTCTGGAATTTGGGATTAGGGTGAAGTTGCATGCTTTTCGGTTCTCACATTTGGATGAGTCCTCTTAAGGCTGACAGGTGTGTATGAAAAGCTAGTTGATGCATTCAGTTTAAATACCACCATGTTGCCTTGTTTCCTGAAATGTGCTGTGTTCTTGTattgtttgttcttgtgttaAGGCTGTCCCAGTCAATGAACCCTAACTACCATGCCACAATCAATCCTGACTCAAAAATGTAGGTAAAACACTGATTTATATGTACATGCACAAGtgctgtggctttttttttccatctctttcctcatctcaaatatttttgcacaaaagatttttatttattttttttttttttacagagattGTAGCTAATTCTCACCAATATTTCTAATGTGGGTACTGGTTCAATCTCAGTGCCTTATTACTTGAAAATGTCATACATTAACTGTTAACTGGATATGCACTGCACTTTGTTCATACAGTTCTGGCTGttcaaaagttgtttttggACATTATCAACATTCTGTATGTTACCGTTACTATATGCTAGTATaaataagatatttttttttttttttttttttactcaaaataaTAAAGCTATTTTCACGAAGCAATATACATCTCCTTATCGCTGCATATACACAAAGATGTGTAGATGTCAGATGGATTGTGAAACTGATTTCAGAGGTTTAGCTTAATTTCGCCCAGCTCTCCAGCTCCTACCAATGCACACTGGAGTCAGTCTAATCCTGTGCTGTTCCTCCCTTCAGTTTCACAGCTACAGCAATATCATTTAGGCTCCACTGACTCCGAGCTCAGGCCCAAAACACATGTATTCTGATCTCAGCTTCTCCTGCTTTGCTGCCTGAACCACTTGAATACGATGAGTTTAAAGGTATCTGTCTGCCCTGTGGTTTCTTAACCAGCGCTAAAGCAGATAATCGGTGCAGAACAAGACAGCAGATGAAAGTCCCTTTtgagatggagaaaatgttCTCTCTCAAAGCTGCTGTTGTGGTTATTCACTACAAAAATCATTTGGGAAGCTATTTATGATGGTCATAATGGCAAAGACCATTTGACAGATAGAAAAGAATGAAATCCATTCATCTTAAACATGTAAAAGTAGAACCCAAATTCATCCACACACGTTGTCCAAAGCTTATAGTCAACCTGGCATCCAATGTTGTCCATTGTAACAAACATAGTGGTCTAAGATTTCTGTTTATCCGAGTGTATATGAATTAGTAGCCAAATATTTACAAGCGTTACACAATGATAGAATGTGTGATGTTGCGCCCATTGGTTATGTTCAGATTTGATTCAAAATCCTAACTAAGGAGTAGCTGTGGACTAGTTATTCACTTTAGTGGTCAATGATGTGGGACACAATTGGCATCCTAACTGTGCTGTGAGTAGGGATATCTTCTGAGGTTTACAAATAACAACTTTGACTTAAATCTGACAGAAGTTACACGATATTTTAGCTTTGTGGTGATGAAACTCACTCACGTTTAACTATACAAACAAAACGGCATGCtcggaaaaaaaatgttttaaataaacgACTTCAAACcaaatgtaaaggaaaaagtaaaagaacCGATTTTGGTAGATATCACAGAAAAGACCTAATGATGTTCTTTGCGTATTGTCACATTTATGCACTTTGATCCAGCACAGATCAGTATAAAGAGCACAAAGGTCTTCCTGTGTCACGTGAGGGATTAGGCTAATCTGAAGTTGGTCAACTGCCGCCACGTGAACTATTTCGTCTCCGCGGTTGATTAGATGTGATTGATTTATTCTGAACCTATGAACGCGCACGTGTGACCGCAGCACATCCGATCACGGTATCAGTCCGCTGATACTGACCGGTTGGCGGGCAGGTATTGTCAGAGCCGGGCGGCCGGCGAGTCAATGAAGAGACGGAGGAATAACTGGCGACGTGTGCGCGTGCTTCACAGTGCTGTTGCCATGACAGCCTCCCGGCTGAGCTCACGTCGCCGCTGTCGGACTCGCCGTGTTCAGTCACCACACGCCGTCTCCCGCTAACCACCGCCGCGGCCACACGCAGGCGTGAAATCTGACGTGATGTTTCTGCCGCCGTCCCATTCAGCCGTTTCTCGGGCTCCTCCCTTCAGACAGTAGCGACACCGCGGCATTGTCAGAGGCGACCAGGTAGCAGGCGGCGATCCGGACTGGTTTCCTGCGGCAATGTAAAGATGGCGAGAGTGCTCCACAacttgctgctgtttctgctcaGACTTGCGCAGGGAGTCAGAGTTTTGGGGTACTGGTCACTGATATACGGTTATTGTGCTCTCTGCACCACCGTGGCTCTGCTCAAACTTTGGTGGAGCATCATCTTGAGGCCGACAACAACCTTCCAGTGGGTGATCCGTGAAACTCCCCCGGGCTGTCTGAATGACACGTCCTTGGGAACCCACTGTTATGTTAGGATCAAGGTAAGACGCGCACACGCACTCGGACATGAGCAGTCCCTGTAAGACGGAaggagggtggtggtgtgtCAGACAGAGATGCTCTCTTGCATGCTAAGATGCTGAGATGTGGATGTCTCCAGCAGCTCCGTGCTGTCCGGCCGGGAGCAGCCGAACGGGCCCGATCGGTTTGTTTATTCGGAGCTCAGGTGGTGCTGAAGGGACAGCTCCTCCGCCTGACGTCTGCCTCCATCATGATGTCATTAAATGCCAAGACACGTCTGTCACAGAAACCTGCCAAAACCAGAGCTGGCTgtcattggtttaaaaaaataatgataataaagaaaagggaaagagaaatgCTCCGCTTTAGTTTCTATTGAAGTCAAAGTGCCAACACTACAGTACAGTAGTGCTGCAGCAGCTACTGCATGGTGTGGAATCTTAAACAGAAGCGCTGGAGAAGCAGCAAAATGTCATCAAGTATCAAAACTACTTATGCATCAGAATGGTGGCTGTCTTGTTACACTGCTGGATTACGATCATTGATCCGTCAACATATCACATGTACTTTAATGTTGGAGGCCAGCTGCTGTTAAAAACCTCAACtgatcctttttattttcatgtgaaataTTGGCAAAGTAGCTGCAGCTGGCATAAAAAAGTAACACCGTAAAAAGTGCTGTAGAGTTCAGTAATGTAATATCCACATGTAATGGAGGTGGGGTACAACTGTAAGTCTACTGGTagctttaaagtttttattgaaTACAGGACCCTTCTTATTAAATGCTCTTTATTCTACCACTGTGAAGTATTAGTTTAACAGACTAACacatatttatctgttttcattGCTCTTTCGTCACACATTTGTTCTTTAAGAGCAATAAATCAGATTCAATATTATACTAATAAAAATAGGACCCCTTTTTTGGTCGCAATCAGCCAAGACATGTATAAAGCATGTCGCATAAAGGAGCTTAGACCAAAACACCTTTAGAAGAAATTAACCCAGAACATGTGTCCCCACCAAGACACAATCCAAATAAAGCTCAAGTCAAATATCATGAATGATCCTaaataagtaagtaaataaataaatccctaAATAAGCTCTGACCCCCAAAAGTCCCTTGTTTTTGTCAACTCCATAGTTACTGGAAGACTCTTTTACAGCATGACAccagtgtggagaaaaaaaagagcttctTTACTCTGCCCATGGTGTTATAGCAGTGTTCAGTCTGAACCATTGTTATGAGCAGTTATTCAGGAGGATGCCCTCTAATGATATTGTACACATGATGCAGCCTCTGCTGTTTTACCCTGAGCTGTGCAGGCAGCTGTCCCACACTTCCAACTTTATTACTATCAATGCAATGTAGTCATTACTGCTAAAGATATTTTTGCATcatctgcagcttgtttgtatgTTTCAGCTGCCAAACAAAACGGGCACAATCAAGGCAATTCAGTATAAATCATAgaccaaaatgtttttcctttttaatggaAATGTGAACTTGTTCCAAAACAGGAACATAAAGGTTTTTGTTATTGCATGTGTAGAATGATGCATGAGTTTGACATTTgaaggcttttttttcttttatttgctgaaagaaaaatggctCTGTGTTTACCTTGAATACAGGTTTGACGCGGAATTTCAAAACCTCAAACTGACAATGAATTATTGATTGaagtgtcatttttttctgacgTTTCAGATTTCAGCAACTTTAAGTTGACACAGCATAAATCAGATTCGCAAAATGTCCAATAGGATTGGAGGTGCTCGGTTACGCCACAGATCTAAATATTTTCTTGAAATGATATTAATCTCTTAATTTAACAATGCTGCCTTGTTCTATTGTGTCCGCTCAGTGACTTTGGATGAGACTGTCCgtttgatatttatttgttaataCCTGCCTCTTCTTTTCACCCAGGAGTCTGGCCTTAGGTTTCACTATGTTGCggctggagagagaggaaagccACTCATGCTGTTTTTGCACGGCTTCCCTGAGTTTTGGTAGGTCAGAGggaaatcagtgtgtgtgtgtgtgtgtgtgtgtgtgtgtggggtggttATAGTACAGTTGTGGCTCCACTGTATCCAGCACCTGCAGACAACCAAGCATTAACATAGCATTTTTGTACAACCACTGAGTGTTTACTACATGGTTCACCTTCACTTGAAATTTTCACCTGACTATGAAGGTTTCTCCGCTCTAATGTGTCACCCGTAGTGTCTGGCTCCcgagctggaaaaacaaatccacatcAGCAAGGACTCCTCATTCACACACTTGACTTGCCAGCGGGGAAAAAAGGTCTAAAGTATTCAAGATCTCTTCCTGCTGATACGAAATGAAAAACGACGCAGAGCGTGGTTCCTGCATTGGGACCAAAGAGGTTGTCAGGAGCTATGAGCCTGTCCATATCTCCAACATACTATCTAAGCTGCAGACAAGACAGGGATTAATTAATGGTGGAGGGGTGCTCTATCTGCGTCACTTGCTTTATTCTTCATAGAAATGATGAAGTGGACTGAGAGTTACATCTTTGGAAAGAACTCTTAACCCATCAAATGAGCTAATTCCCTCTTAGAAATGAGAGGGAAGAGAGTGAATCTGTGTGTAGCAGGCAGGGTGGATGGGTCTGAGGGGCTTACTTTGCTTTAAACCTCATCTATATTCTAACATCTGAGGCCTCACTGCTGGGATCTTATCCTGACTCATCAGAATCACAGCCAGGGTGCTGCATCATACCTCCCTTCACTTGCTtgaagaataagaaaaagggAGTGGGGGTGATTTTGGACCTGATTAGGAGCCTTTACAACAGACAAGATCTTCAATTAGGAAGTCATCCCAGCCCACATGATCAGCAGAAGGATTACAGTTTAGCACAGCTCTTATTACACTGCAGTGAAGTTCGAttggatggagggaaaaaagccAAGTACCAGCTTTAAAAATAGTTCATTTGTAACTAGTTCAAATCTGTAAAGTGTAAGAGTCAgaataaaaaagacaagaaggGCAGTTTGAAAGTGACAGTTTGTGACTGCCCCTAATGTTCAGTTTAACATGGCAAATAATTCTCAGCCAATGAGGTGTATGGAACCTACATCACTTACCCAAATTCAAAGGGCATGCAGATTTACCCAGCAGAGACAAATGAATGACACACCTCAGCAGCATTATGGGGGATTTAGGCACCTGTGTTTTTAGTGCACTCAACCGCTCAAAAGTCAGGATGTCAACTCCTGCTTCATCAAGTTTGTCTGTCTTTTACATCAGTCAGttaaaaattcattcaaatgccttgttattgtcatttaaatttttggagtacagatgtgaaaaacataaaatgagacaaaatgacTACAGTATATCATCTttgcctctgtttgtgtgcctCAGGTTCTCCTGGCGCTACCAGCTGCGTGAGTTTAAGAGTGAATTCCGCGTGGTGGCCGTCGACATGCGGGGCTACGGAGAGTCTGACTTGCCGCTTTCCACTGAAAGCTACCACTTCGAGTACTTGGTTACTGATGTCAAGGATATTGTGGAGTACTTGGGTGAGGAAATACATCAGATGTGCATGCCTGCGATCTGAAATAACTCTGAGGGATGGAAACTGTTTTGAGTCAAAAAATAACTTTGTCTTAGTCAGTCTTAAGCTGCAGACGGCCCTCTGTGCCAGCAGCATGGCATGACAAACTTCCTGTGACTCATTCTTACTTAACACGGGGCACTGTGCGTGTACagagttgtgtgtctgctcacaCTAACAGGGAGCTAGCTTTGGGCTGTCTGCACACACCAGCATCCGCTGATAATTATCTGTCCAGAGTGacagtttttgctctttttctggCCAGCACATCACAGTTACTCTTTAATTTTAGCGCTGATTCCACGCTGTATAAAAACCTGTCATAGCATTGAAGTGTGTGGGAGTGAGGAGTCTATAATGACTCCAGGTTCAAGAGATCCTCTTTGAGAActtaattgtttttctctttcacacttcatattcaagaaaaaaatcttgatttTTCTGTGAAGTCTCTGAGCAGCTGTAACACTCACAGATATATTGTCATGTGAATTCATTGACAAAGGAAAATGATGTACAATAAAATCACAGGGTAGCCACGCCCTAATGCACATCCTGCTCTGTGCTGCATTTTCCTCTGAGTGGTCCCATAATTGGAGAAGActtgagaccataaactcattgggaaaatgtttactgagcagataaatcaagtgagaagtaggacTATTttctcacagacaaacagacttCTATTTTCATCCAGTGGAGtcgtcccctgatggtcatcagatGGAAGTCAGGTTTCAGGCACTTTCGCGTTGACTTAATTTTAGAGCCCCAGAACATTTATACACTTGTGTATACAATCAGTGGCTGTAAAATTCCTCCGTGTTCTCACCAGCTGTTTGCTCAATAAAGCTCTGATGTGATGCTGAGCAAGTTGTGCTCTGTTGCACAGCATGAAGGCCaaacaaagactgaaaacattaaaatactcTGTCTTGCTAATGAGAATGGTATCAGAGTTTAACACTGCGTGTTTCACAACTTTAAATGTTATACATAGTCATCTGGGCCTCTGTTATTGGTATTTGAAAAATAGTGAATGGTGTAGCTGTACATAATCCAacaacaggtgtgtgtgtgtgtgtgtgtgtgtgtgtgtgtgtgtgtgtgtgtgtgtgtgtgtgtgtgtgttttgtatacTTTAAGTCATTTAATGCCCTGCAGAGTTACAATAATTCAAAGCGAATATTGTCCTGAAGCTTTTGAACACATGGCTGATAAAAATGTACATCCTCTGACAAAGTGCTtttagtgtgtctgtttttcGTAACATCTTGCCTTATTTCCGCCAACACTGTTAATTATTCTTAACAGGTACTCAGTAATTCATATTGCTGCCTAAATGTTTCACTTAATGGTCATTTCAGTGGAAAAAGGGGGCTGAACGTGTGATAACTGTTCAGCTCAAATCGTGATTGGACTACAGAGCCTTTTTTTACAGCAGCTATTAGAGTCCCCCATGGCCCACATTTCAGTCCAGAGTCTCACTCATCTAATGCCTCTGCACTGATCAGCGGTTTGGCCTTAAACCAATTAGAGGTTTTTAACTCTGCGTGGCAAGTAGCATTTCCCTTTTCCCATTCTGGTAACAAATATCAATgccaacaggaaacacagaaaggCGGAGTGCAGAAACAGTCATGTCACTTTCCAAAAGGGGTTCCTAGACTCAGCAATACAACAGTCCCTGTTGAAGCTAATGTGATATCGATCTTGAATTGGAAGTGAGGCTTGCAGAGGTGATACAAGGTCATGCAAGGGTCCGAAGGGTGCTAGTACAGGTTAGGGGATTCATTTGGAAGAACGTGTAACGTGATCAGAATCTCGCAGAGGAATGTCCTGACCTTGATCAGTATTTGGCTCTATGTCATGTAATACATCcgtgtgttttttggggggaggggcaTAATGAAGTGAGAGCATCAATTCATCCTCATGAACCTCCAGCTCCCATCTCAGCCACCAGAATGTCTTCTATTGCAAAAACTGTCTCATGGGAATTTGCTTTTCTTCCAAGGTTACAACAGATGCTGCCTCGTGGGCCACGACTGGGGGGGGACCATAGCGTGGCTTTTTGCCATCCACTACCCAGAGATGGTGACCAAGCTCATTGTCCTGAACTGTCCCCATCCTTCTGTGTTCACAGGTAGAATCTCTCTTGTGTGCAAACAAAACCTCAGACAGAATTTTTTGTATTGTGAATGAAAACCAATTTTCCGCAGACTAATTGGAGTCTCTGGTTTGCTTCTGGATTGCCACTACAATTATAATCATTAATTAGGAAATATTATTACTTCAGTTCCATGGTTGCATCCATCTGGCAAATCCTCCTCTTCCTTAAGGGGAAGATGATGAGAAGCTAATTTCAGGAGGTTAATGTGAAGCTGGAACAGCTGGTTTAACTGGTGCAGAAAGAGGCAAAATAATTGAGCGCTATCACATCCACAACCCCACAGCATGTCCAAACTTGGCCTTTAATTACTATTCAACAACTGAACTtgtctctcccttcctctcctctcctctccccttctcgcctctcctctcctctcctctcctcaccactcgtctcctctcctccagatTACGCCCTGCGTCATCCGAGCCAGCTGCTGAAatccagtcatttttttttcttccagctgcCCCGCTTCCCGGAGCTCATGCTCTCCATCAATGATTTCAAGGTGGTTTGTTACGTGTGGGCCCACAAACCTTGAAGGTCAAGGTTGtgagattgtgtttgtgtctgtgtgtgtgcatggatgtgCATTTATATGTAGGTGAATTGGTCTGTGTTACATGTCTTTCCACTGTCTTTCTACTTTTAGTGTTTGCACCTGTGCAAGCTGACAGCTTTGACAGAggttatttttttgtaaacaacaCAAGACACAGTTCAGCCTTGGGGAGATGTGAAATCATAGATTGTAGTGAAATTTTATAATGAGCTTGCACAGGATATCTTTAATTAGATTTactgttgttcattttaaaatgtgctgttccaagtttagtttttataattttttataatgttcaaacttttccattattttttgttgatgtgTCTGAAATACACATTTCAGGTTTACAAATGGGCAATTCACTTCTAAGAAATAGGATTAGACATCTGATGGACATCTGTGGCACAGTACAATGAAATCCTTAGCCTGCAAAGAATCCTCTCAgcaacataaacacaccaaaaacatgtaaaatcaGCAGTTAATGAAGTTAATGAATAACAGTGTAATAGACATTGGAGTATCTGTGTGCACGTTATGCTGAGGTAGCCTATCATAGTGAGGTCTATCGTGTTTGTATGTGCAGCAgtatatgtgtgcgtttgtgtgtgtgcagtaacTTCAGGTGATAGATTGTCGACTTCTCAAAGGGCACTGCAGTACAGGGGAGGTGGTATATTGAGTTCATGGTTGACGtagacatttaaatatttgttaacAATATTCTCCAAATTTTTCAAACTGCATGGCGGATTAAAAGAGAATATCAGTCTCTTGTTCTGTTCTTCAGCTTCAGAATCTTTATGCTCAGCTGAGCCAACTGCCCACTCTCTTCAGCTTCATA contains:
- the ephx4 gene encoding epoxide hydrolase 4, producing the protein MARVLHNLLLFLLRLAQGVRVLGYWSLIYGYCALCTTVALLKLWWSIILRPTTTFQWVIRETPPGCLNDTSLGTHCYVRIKESGLRFHYVAAGERGKPLMLFLHGFPEFWFSWRYQLREFKSEFRVVAVDMRGYGESDLPLSTESYHFEYLVTDVKDIVEYLGYNRCCLVGHDWGGTIAWLFAIHYPEMVTKLIVLNCPHPSVFTDYALRHPSQLLKSSHFFFFQLPRFPELMLSINDFKALKALFTSRSTGIGRKGRWLTAEDLEAYLYALSQPGALTGALNYYRNVFSSLPLSQNHVRSPVLLLWGERDTFLEQEMAEACRLYIRNHFRLNIISGASHWLQQDQPDIVNTLIWTFLKEGEGRKSYRN